The genomic segment ATCAACAGGTACGCGTCAAGATACTGGGCGTGGATACCGAACGGAAACGCATACAGTTGACTATGATCGGAGTGGAACGTATTTAGGGGTTAGTGATTAACGTTAATCACTAATCTCTATATATCAGTTTATCCTTGTCATTGCCGAAAAGATTATCGCCCAAAGTGGTGATTTTATTGCCGGTGGCAAGAACATGGCGCAAGTTGTCGCATCCCATGAACGCGCCATATTCTATGGCCGTCACACCGGAAGGCAATACCAACGTGCCACACAAGCGTCCGCACCCGCTAAATGCACGCTGGCCTATACTTTTCAAGCCATGGGGAAGCTTGATATTGAGCAGATATTTCTTTTGCGTAAATGTATAGTCGGGAATAACCGTTGCATTACACCGGGAGAGATCCACACTCACCAGATTAGGCATGTAATTACGTATCAAAGTGAAGTCCGCCTCATCCATTTTTCCTTCCACCGTAAGGAAGTTCACATCTTTGGGCTGTATGCCTGCATGAATAAGTTCACTGGCAAGGCTGCCCATAGCAGCTATCTGCACAGTGACACCCACCGGCTCACCTTCTATAAACGCGAATGTCTCCCACCTTTTGCCATTTCGATAGGCGTCACTGCTGCCCAGCGGTACGAATACGGCTGTCACACTGTCGGCCAAAGCTCCGGGCAACAAATTCGGGGGAGTTTTCTTACGTATCTGACAAATCTTCAGGTTGGTACA from the Bacteroides eggerthii genome contains:
- a CDS encoding leucine-rich repeat domain-containing protein; the protein is MNLKKIFLVIAGLGILLNSSAQTSKRYTVAKPGTLVEMLTEEEANEITHLVLQGKLNAIDFRHLRDEFKKLQILDISNASISMYAGKNGTHPDRFYVYPANCIPSYAFCKQINDSVFAGKTSLTQVILSDKVKNIEDGAFKGCTNLKICQIRKKTPPNLLPGALADSVTAVFVPLGSSDAYRNGKRWETFAFIEGEPVGVTVQIAAMGSLASELIHAGIQPKDVNFLTVEGKMDEADFTLIRNYMPNLVSVDLSRCNATVIPDYTFTQKKYLLNIKLPHGLKSIGQRAFSGCGRLCGTLVLPSGVTAIEYGAFMGCDNLRHVLATGNKITTLGDNLFGNDKDKLIYRD